GCCTATACAACCAATAAATCAACTCTAATAGCAAGAGAATTTATTCTAAATCAATTTGATGGAATTGATAATTTTATTGAACATCATCGTTTTATACAAGAATTGGATGATGAAGAGTAGAAGTTAAACGAGGATTTTAAACCACAAAGGTTTTTAAAACCTTTGTGGTTTCTATTGATTGAGGTCAGGAATTTTTCTTTAATTTTGAACAATTAAAAACTTAACCGATTATGTTTAAAACAAACGAATACTTCGATGGCAAAGTAAAATCTATTGCTTTTGAAACTTCTAATGGTTCTGCAACTGTGGGCGTTATGGCTAAAGGCGAGTATGTTTTTGGTACTTCAACTGTTGAGCACATGACTGTAACTTCTGGAAAAATGGATGTTAAACTTCCTGGCGAGACCCAGTGGAAAACTTACAAAGAGTTTGAAACCTTTATTGTTCCTAAGGATGTGAAGTTTGATGTAAAGG
This region of Bacteroidales bacterium genomic DNA includes:
- a CDS encoding pyrimidine/purine nucleoside phosphorylase; its protein translation is MFKTNEYFDGKVKSIAFETSNGSATVGVMAKGEYVFGTSTVEHMTVTSGKMDVKLPGETQWKTYKEFETFIVPKDVKFDVKVDGDTSYRCLYK